The region TTCCCGTCCCCGATGACGACGGGGCACCCTTCTGGGAGTACGCCGCCAGGGGCGAACTGCGCGTCCAGGCCTGCTCCGGCTGCGACGAACTGCGCTTCCCGCCCCGGCCCTGCTGCCCGCACTGCCAGTCGTTCGCCGCGCACTGGCAGCGGATGAGCGGCCGCGGCCGCATCTGGTCCTACGTGCTGCCGCACCCACCGCTGCTCCCCGCGTACGCCGCCCTGCCGGGCTACAACGCGATCGTCGTGGAGCTGGCCGACGCCCCGCGCATCCGCCTCGTCGGCAATCTCGTCACCGCCGCCGACGCCCCCCTCAACTCCGTCGAACCGGCACGACTGCGCATCGGCGCCCCGGTCAGGGCCGCCTTCCACACCATGCCGGGAGGCGTGACCGTACCCCGCTGGCTCCTGGAGCGCCCATGACGCTCCGCACGGAGATCGAGGACGGGGTCGCCCTGGTCACCCTCGACCGGCCCGAGCGGCACAACGCCATCGACCTCGACACCGCCGCCGAACTCGCCGCCACCTGGCGGGCGTTCCGCTTCGACGACGCCGTACGGGCCGCGGTGGTCACCGGCGCCGGCGGCCGGGCCTTCTGCACCGGCATCGACCGTTCCGTCGA is a window of Streptomyces caniferus DNA encoding:
- a CDS encoding Zn-ribbon domain-containing OB-fold protein, with protein sequence MSPSVTPATDNRPDSGADLLLPVPDDDGAPFWEYAARGELRVQACSGCDELRFPPRPCCPHCQSFAAHWQRMSGRGRIWSYVLPHPPLLPAYAALPGYNAIVVELADAPRIRLVGNLVTAADAPLNSVEPARLRIGAPVRAAFHTMPGGVTVPRWLLERP